In Pyrus communis chromosome 1, drPyrComm1.1, whole genome shotgun sequence, the following are encoded in one genomic region:
- the LOC137714636 gene encoding BRI1 kinase inhibitor 1-like yields the protein MATHQLEKTREMALDTFSRHEEERLKPLPKTAPASPPSSSSSPSHEFSFTLSLHTSSSTSNPNHQSKSKTTTPPSFAIDLSPADEIFFHGHLLPLQFLSHLPVSPRSSTNSLDSFTLPIKEPLEDQKPARETATTYAENCIRNRNILNNKNNSCSSIDKRIPRQGSKHETRGGTKSKSFSIFGLPRWRKNCENDEKEENKEMKNKRKVKFDISQMLKRYVRMVRPLLLFRGRREKGQLRRQPYSFSGNLSMLTKHELKGGRGEFSAPASIRTSPTNSGHLVATAATKVPCSTSDSTMEELQAAIQAAIAHCKNSNATEEKPKC from the coding sequence ATGGCCACGCATCAGCTGGAAAAAACCAGAGAAATGGCTCTGGACACCTTCAGCAGGCATGAAGAAGAAAGGTTAAAACCGTTGCCAAAAACTGCCCCTGCCTCACCACCTTCATCTTCCTCCTCCCCCTCCCATGAATTCTCCTTCACTCTCTCGCTCCACACTTCTTCTTCCACATCAAACCCTAATCaccaatccaaatccaaaaccaccaCCCCACCTTCTTTCGCCATTGATTTGTCCCCCGCAGACGAAATATTCTTCCACGGCCACCTCCTTCCTCTCCAGTTTCTCTCTCACCTGCCCGTCTCTCCTCGCTCCTCCACCAACTCCCTCGACAGCTTCACCCTCCCCATCAAAGAGCCGCTAGAAGATCAAAAACCAGCCAGGGAAACCGCTACCACCTATGCCGAAAACTGCATTCGAAACCGAAACATCCTAAACAACAAGAACAACAGCTGCAGCAGCATTGACAAGAGAATCCCACGTCAGGGAAGCAAACACGAGACCAGGGGAGGAACAAAGTCCAAGTCCTTTTCAATTTTCGGGCTTCCCAGATGgcgaaaaaattgtgaaaatgaTGAAAAGGAGGAGAACAAGGAGATGAAGAACAAGAGGAAGGTGAAGTTTGATATTAGTCAAATGCTGAAGAGGTACGTGAGAATGGTGAGGCCGCTGTTGTTGTttagagggaggagagagaaggggcAGTTACGACGGCAACCCTATTCGTTTTCAGGGAATTTGAGTATGTTAACCAAGCATGAGTTGAAAGGTGGGAGGGGGGAGTTTTCGGCTCCGGCATCGATAAGGACGTCTCCAACGAATAGCGGGCATCTTGTTGCAACTGCTGCCACTAAAGTTCCTTGTTCTACAAGTGACAGCACCATGGAAGAGTTGCAGGCTGCAATTCAAGCTGCAATTGCTCACTGCAAGAACTCCAATGCCACAGAAGAGAAGCCCAAATGTTGA
- the LOC137749388 gene encoding phosphatidate phosphatase PAH2-like isoform X2, with translation MYAVGRLGSYISRGVVQASGPFHPFGGAVDIIVVEQQDGSFKSSAWNVKFGKFQGVLKTKEKVVNINVNGEDASCHMYLDHKGEAYFLREVDAEEGEAVLYPSSSSDETDEQCRENGQPLKSMSCNYDAENLTPVGQIETPNGKILSRTNSRRSRILGLFGSRSMKERKSKEEEGVDSGVSRVDSLERAEFAANLLEVNWSTSLAIKKTGKDNASRFSSPNMLVNEDMQIDAKQSQLSSSLPVSRVSSDVDESIIAATEHDGNAMAVISNATCSDPEIQSLVDLEACPGKHLDEKDVVLPGCGISHTAGGIDQVQPFICCETLYIAREGSGQVHVHAETVHARTELLSKDSVTGQHADNTSVKVQLVEAPEICLQETDTHSCTDCIAGPEGPAIVQPCNSQTVQENSLPDSVQKVESQSMSSLSTSCDRVQEEENIEEEDVASCDLQTPYKSVNGHVVTEAASVLPVRLEEEQFLFSDDEIRVTEVQCTESHFPSCVGGENSLLCSPKDGTNYESYSSLEKFIPEDPSTDFQKSTGKLKAASAAVGIPRYHTAAAGKEVGRLVESLPIMWPQTDKLTALDLHYPLSHSLDSNVHPLKSIWQCKDDLSFRKFDREEEQQLALETPDSENASGSAELKDGPACSAVGDPSKANVAASGSWKLWPFGFRGSNSRTAMQPDVNGSKSPEAENASESTVGTDGHKNMLTPKGMKKMERALAPTSEQLASLKLKEGKNTVTFTFFTAMLGKQQVDARIYLWKWNTRIVISDVDGTITKSDVLGQFMPLVGVDWSHVGVTHLFSAIKENGFQLLFLSARAISQASLTRHFLFNLKQDGKALPDGPVVISPDGLFPSLFREVIRRAPHEFKIACLEDIKSLFPSDCNPFYAGFGNRDTDEFSYLKVGIPKGKIFIINPKGEVAVNRRVDTKSYSSLHALVNGMFPSTNSSEQEDFNTWNFWKLPLPDINV, from the exons ATGTATGCGGTTGGGAGGCTAGGGAGTTATATATCCCGAGGCGTTGTACAGGCCTCCGGCCCGTTCCACCCGTTTGGTGGAGCTGTGGATATAATTGTAGTTGAACAACAAGATGGGAGCTTCAAATCGTCGGCGTGGAATGTGAAATTTGGGAAGTTTCAAGGGGTTTTGAAGACAAAGGAGAAGGTGGTAAACATTAATGTCAATGGGGAGGATGCTAGTTGCCATATGTATTTGGATCATAAAGGGGAAGCTTATTTTCTTAGGGAGGTTGATGCAGAGGAAGGGGAAGCTGTGTTGTATCCTTCGTCTTCAAGTGATGAGACGGATGAGCAATGTCGAGAAAACGGGCAGCCATTGAAGTCCATGAGTTGCAATTATGATGCTGAGAATTTGACACCAGTTGGTCAGATTGAAACGCCTAATGGGAAGATTTTGTCCAGGACTAACTCCCGGAGGTCAAGAATTTTAGGGTTATTTGGGAGCAGGTCGATGAAGGAGCGCAAGAGTAAGGAGGAAGAGGGGGTTGATAGCGGGGTGAGTAGGGTGGATTCGTTGGAGCGGGCGGAGTTTGCAGCAAACCTTTTGGAAGTGAACTGGTCCACTAGTCTTGCCATTAAGAAAACTGGGAAGGACAATGCTTCCCGTTTTTCATCTCCTAATATGTTGGTTAATGAAGATATGCAGATTGATGCCAAGCAAAGCCAGTTGAGCTCGTCTCTGCCTGTGTCTAGAGTATCTAGCGACGTTGATGAATCTATTATTGCGGCAACTGAACATGATGGGAATGCAATGGCTGTCATATCCAATGCCACATGTTCTGATCCGGAAATTCAAAGTTTGGTTGACCTAGAAGCTTGCCCTGGCAAGCATTTGGATGAGAAAGATGTTGTATTACCTGGCTGTGGAATTTCTCATACAGCTGGTGGGATAGATCAAGTCCAACCCTTTATTTGTTGTGAAACATTGTACATTGCCAGAGAAGGAAGTGGGCAAGTTCATGTTCATGCTGAAACAGTGCATGCCAGAACTGAGCTGCTGTCTAAG GATTCAGTTACTGGGCAACATGCTGATAATACTTCTGTGAAGGTACAATTAGTGGAGGCTCCTGAAATTTGTTTACAAGAGACAGATACACATTCATGCACAGACTGTATTGCGGGCCCTGAAGGGCCAGCAATAGTTCAACCATGCAATAGTCAAACAGTCCAGGAAAATTCATTACCTGATTCAGTTCAAAAAGTTGAGTCACAGAGCATGTCTAGTTTAAGCACCTCTTGTGATCGAGTTCAAGAGGAGGAAAATATAGAAGAGGAAGATGTCGCATCATGTGATTTACAAACCCCTTATAAGTCCGTTAATGGCCATGTTGTGACAGAAGCAGCAAGTGTGTTGCCAGTGAGACTAGAGGAAGAACAATTCCTCTTCAGTGATGATGAAATCAGAGTCACTGAGGTTCAGTGCACGGAGTCACATTTTCCATCATGTGTAGGCGGAGAAAATAGTCTCTTGTGCAGTCCAAAAGACGGTACAAATTATGAATCATATTCATCTCTGGAAAAGTTTATTCCAGAAGATCCCTCAACTGATTTTCAGAAATCAACTGGAAAACTGAAGGCAGCATCAGCTGCAGTTGGTATTCCGAGATATCATACGGCTGCTGCTGGCAAGGAAGTTGGGAGGCTGGTCGAATCATTGCCTATTATGTGGCCTCAGACTGACAAGTTGACTGCACTTGATCTTCATTATCCATTAAGCCATTCTCTGGACTCAAATGTCCATCCCTTGAAGTCGATATGGCAATGTAAAGATGATTTGAGCTTTAGAAAGTTTGACAGAGAAGAAGAGCAACAATTAGCACTGGAAACACCAGATAGCGAGAATGCTTCAGGTTCAGCGGAGCTCAAAGATGGTCCTGCCTGTTCTGCAGTTG GAGATCCATCCAAAGCAAATGTTGCCGCCAGTGGAAGTTGGAAACTCTGGCCCTTCGGTTTTAGGGGATCAAATTCCAGGACAGCAATGCAGCCAGATGTGAATGGCAGTAAAAGTCCTGAAGCTGAGAATGCTTCAGAGAGCACCGTTGGCACAGATGGACATAAGAATATGCTTACACCCAAGGGGATGAAGAAAATGGAAAGGGCACTCGCTCCAACGTCTGAGCAGCTGGCTTCCTTGAAACTGAAGGAAGGGAAGAATACAGTAACCTTCACATTCTTTACTGCAATGCTGGGGAAGCAGCAG GTTGATGCCAGAATTTATTTGTGGAAATGGAACACACGCATAGTGATCTCAGATGTGGATGGGACAATCACAAA GTCAGATGTTCTAGGTCAATTCATGCCCTTGGTTGGGGTAGATTGGTCACATGTAGGTGTTACACATTTGTTTTCAGCCATTAAG GAAAATGGATTTCAATTGCTTTTTTTGAGTGCACGTGCCATTTCTCAAGCCTCTCTCACCAGACATTTTTTATTCAACCTTAAGCAG GATGGGAAGGCTTTGCCAGATGGTCCCGTTGTTATTTCCCCAGATGgactttttccttctctctttcgCGAAG TTATCAGGAGAGCTCCTCATGAATTCAAGATCGCATGCTTAGAG GATATCAAATCATTGTTCCCTTCTGATTGTAATCCATTCTATGCTGGCTTTGGAAACAGAGATACCGATGAGTTCAGCTACCTTAAGGTTGGAATCCCGAAAGGAAAAATATTCATTATTAATCCCAAG GGTGAGGTTGCTGTGAACCGCCGAGTTGACACAAAGTCATAtagctctcttcatgctctagTGAATGGCATGTTTCCATCCACGAACTCATCTGAGCAG GAGGACTTTAATACGTGGAATTTCTGGAAACTCCCCCTGCCCGATATCAATGTCTGA
- the LOC137740361 gene encoding probable protein phosphatase 2C 12 — protein MSTKSENHQTVPLSVLLKRELANEKIERPEIIHGQASQSKKGEDFTLVKTECQRIVGDGVSTYSVFGLFDGHNGSAAAIYSKENLLTNVLAAIPSDLNRDEWVAALPRAFVAGFVKTDKEFQERAQTSGTTVTFVIIEGWVISVASVGDSRCIVEPAEGGVYYLSADHRLEINEEERQRITSSGGEVGRLNTGGGAEIGPLRCWPGGLCLSRSIGDMDVGEFIVPVPYVKQIKLSTAGGRLIISSDGVWDALSAEEALDCCRGMPPDAAAAQIVKDAVGHKGLRDDTTCIVIDILPQEKPQVSLPQPKRQGKGVLFKSMFKKKSSESSSSVEKEYIEPDEVEELFEEGSASLSERLDTKYPLCNMFKLFMCAVCQVEIKPGEGISIHTGSSNPGKLRPWDGPFLCSSCQGKKEAMEGKRPSGRRHDSDSD, from the exons ATGTCCACTAAGAGCGAAAATCATCAAACTGTTCCGCTTTCGGTGCTGCTCAAGCGTGAATTGGCCAATGAGAAGATTGAGAGACCGGAGATTATACACGGTCAGGCGAGTCAGAGCAAGAAAGGAGAGGATTTCACGTTGGTAAAGACGGAATGTCAAAGAATTGTGGGAGATGGAGTTTCTACGTATTCAGTTTTCGGG CTATTTGATGGGCATAATGGGTCAGCAGCCGCTATTTACTCCAAGGAGAATCTTCTAACTAATGTTTTGGCTGCTATCCCTTCAGATCTAAACAGAGATGAATGGGTAGCAGCATTGCCAAGGGCTTTTGTAGCAGGCTTTGTCAAAACAGACAAAGAATTCCAAGAGAGAG CTCAAACGTCAGGAACAACTGTCACGTTTGTGATTATTGAAGGATGGGTCATATCTGTTGCATCTGTCGGCGATTCTCGTTGCATAGTTGAACCTGCTGAAGGTGGAGTTTACTATTTATCAGCAGATCATAGGCTTGAAATCAATGAAGAGGA GAGACAGCGTATCACCTCAAGTGGGGGCGAGGTTGGTCGGCTTAATACTGGTGGGGGGGCAGAG aTCGGTCCTTTGAGGTGTTGGCCTGGTGGCTTGTGTCTGTCACGATCCATTGGTGATATGGACGTGGGGGAGTTCATTGTTCCTGTTCCTTATGTAAAGCAAATCAAG TTGTCAACCGCAGGTGGCAGACTTATCATATCAAGTGATGGTGTCTGGGATGCTTTGTCTGCAGAAGAAGCTCTTGATTGTTGCCGTGGGATGCCACCGGACGCTGCAGCTGCACAAATTGTAAAG GATGCTGTAGGGCATAAGGGACTTCGGGATGATACAACCTGCATTGTGATCGATATTTTACCACAAGAGAAGCCACAAGTTTCATTACCCCAACCAAAGAGGCAGGGAAAAGGAGTGTTGTTTAAATCCATGTTTAAGAAAAAATCCTCTGAATCATCTTCTAGTGTTGAAAAAGAATATATTGAGCCAGACGAGGTGGAGGAGTTATTTGAGGAAGGTTCTGCTTCGCTTTCCGAAAG GTTAGATACAAAATACCCGCTCTGCAACATGTTCAAATTGTTTATGTGTGCAGTTTGTCAAGTAGAAATTAAACCAGGAGAGGGTATTTCGATACACACTGGATCATCGAACCCAGGAAAATTGCGACCTTGGGATGGGCCCTTCCTCTGCTCGAGTTGCCAAGGGAAAAAAGAGGCTATGGAGGGGAAAAGACCATCAGGAA GAAGACATGATAGCGATAGTGATTAG
- the LOC137749388 gene encoding phosphatidate phosphatase PAH2-like isoform X1, with amino-acid sequence MYAVGRLGSYISRGVVQASGPFHPFGGAVDIIVVEQQDGSFKSSAWNVKFGKFQGVLKTKEKVVNINVNGEDASCHMYLDHKGEAYFLREVDAEEGEAVLYPSSSSDETDEQCRENGQPLKSMSCNYDAENLTPVGQIETPNGKILSRTNSRRSRILGLFGSRSMKERKSKEEEGVDSGVSRVDSLERAEFAANLLEVNWSTSLAIKKTGKDNASRFSSPNMLVNEDMQIDAKQSQLSSSLPVSRVSSDVDESIIAATEHDGNAMAVISNATCSDPEIQSLVDLEACPGKHLDEKDVVLPGCGISHTAGGIDQVQPFICCETLYIAREGSGQVHVHAETVHARTELLSKTEVFSVLHQDSVTGQHADNTSVKVQLVEAPEICLQETDTHSCTDCIAGPEGPAIVQPCNSQTVQENSLPDSVQKVESQSMSSLSTSCDRVQEEENIEEEDVASCDLQTPYKSVNGHVVTEAASVLPVRLEEEQFLFSDDEIRVTEVQCTESHFPSCVGGENSLLCSPKDGTNYESYSSLEKFIPEDPSTDFQKSTGKLKAASAAVGIPRYHTAAAGKEVGRLVESLPIMWPQTDKLTALDLHYPLSHSLDSNVHPLKSIWQCKDDLSFRKFDREEEQQLALETPDSENASGSAELKDGPACSAVGDPSKANVAASGSWKLWPFGFRGSNSRTAMQPDVNGSKSPEAENASESTVGTDGHKNMLTPKGMKKMERALAPTSEQLASLKLKEGKNTVTFTFFTAMLGKQQVDARIYLWKWNTRIVISDVDGTITKSDVLGQFMPLVGVDWSHVGVTHLFSAIKENGFQLLFLSARAISQASLTRHFLFNLKQDGKALPDGPVVISPDGLFPSLFREVIRRAPHEFKIACLEDIKSLFPSDCNPFYAGFGNRDTDEFSYLKVGIPKGKIFIINPKGEVAVNRRVDTKSYSSLHALVNGMFPSTNSSEQEDFNTWNFWKLPLPDINV; translated from the exons ATGTATGCGGTTGGGAGGCTAGGGAGTTATATATCCCGAGGCGTTGTACAGGCCTCCGGCCCGTTCCACCCGTTTGGTGGAGCTGTGGATATAATTGTAGTTGAACAACAAGATGGGAGCTTCAAATCGTCGGCGTGGAATGTGAAATTTGGGAAGTTTCAAGGGGTTTTGAAGACAAAGGAGAAGGTGGTAAACATTAATGTCAATGGGGAGGATGCTAGTTGCCATATGTATTTGGATCATAAAGGGGAAGCTTATTTTCTTAGGGAGGTTGATGCAGAGGAAGGGGAAGCTGTGTTGTATCCTTCGTCTTCAAGTGATGAGACGGATGAGCAATGTCGAGAAAACGGGCAGCCATTGAAGTCCATGAGTTGCAATTATGATGCTGAGAATTTGACACCAGTTGGTCAGATTGAAACGCCTAATGGGAAGATTTTGTCCAGGACTAACTCCCGGAGGTCAAGAATTTTAGGGTTATTTGGGAGCAGGTCGATGAAGGAGCGCAAGAGTAAGGAGGAAGAGGGGGTTGATAGCGGGGTGAGTAGGGTGGATTCGTTGGAGCGGGCGGAGTTTGCAGCAAACCTTTTGGAAGTGAACTGGTCCACTAGTCTTGCCATTAAGAAAACTGGGAAGGACAATGCTTCCCGTTTTTCATCTCCTAATATGTTGGTTAATGAAGATATGCAGATTGATGCCAAGCAAAGCCAGTTGAGCTCGTCTCTGCCTGTGTCTAGAGTATCTAGCGACGTTGATGAATCTATTATTGCGGCAACTGAACATGATGGGAATGCAATGGCTGTCATATCCAATGCCACATGTTCTGATCCGGAAATTCAAAGTTTGGTTGACCTAGAAGCTTGCCCTGGCAAGCATTTGGATGAGAAAGATGTTGTATTACCTGGCTGTGGAATTTCTCATACAGCTGGTGGGATAGATCAAGTCCAACCCTTTATTTGTTGTGAAACATTGTACATTGCCAGAGAAGGAAGTGGGCAAGTTCATGTTCATGCTGAAACAGTGCATGCCAGAACTGAGCTGCTGTCTAAG ACTGAGGTATTTAGTGTTCTTCATCAGGATTCAGTTACTGGGCAACATGCTGATAATACTTCTGTGAAGGTACAATTAGTGGAGGCTCCTGAAATTTGTTTACAAGAGACAGATACACATTCATGCACAGACTGTATTGCGGGCCCTGAAGGGCCAGCAATAGTTCAACCATGCAATAGTCAAACAGTCCAGGAAAATTCATTACCTGATTCAGTTCAAAAAGTTGAGTCACAGAGCATGTCTAGTTTAAGCACCTCTTGTGATCGAGTTCAAGAGGAGGAAAATATAGAAGAGGAAGATGTCGCATCATGTGATTTACAAACCCCTTATAAGTCCGTTAATGGCCATGTTGTGACAGAAGCAGCAAGTGTGTTGCCAGTGAGACTAGAGGAAGAACAATTCCTCTTCAGTGATGATGAAATCAGAGTCACTGAGGTTCAGTGCACGGAGTCACATTTTCCATCATGTGTAGGCGGAGAAAATAGTCTCTTGTGCAGTCCAAAAGACGGTACAAATTATGAATCATATTCATCTCTGGAAAAGTTTATTCCAGAAGATCCCTCAACTGATTTTCAGAAATCAACTGGAAAACTGAAGGCAGCATCAGCTGCAGTTGGTATTCCGAGATATCATACGGCTGCTGCTGGCAAGGAAGTTGGGAGGCTGGTCGAATCATTGCCTATTATGTGGCCTCAGACTGACAAGTTGACTGCACTTGATCTTCATTATCCATTAAGCCATTCTCTGGACTCAAATGTCCATCCCTTGAAGTCGATATGGCAATGTAAAGATGATTTGAGCTTTAGAAAGTTTGACAGAGAAGAAGAGCAACAATTAGCACTGGAAACACCAGATAGCGAGAATGCTTCAGGTTCAGCGGAGCTCAAAGATGGTCCTGCCTGTTCTGCAGTTG GAGATCCATCCAAAGCAAATGTTGCCGCCAGTGGAAGTTGGAAACTCTGGCCCTTCGGTTTTAGGGGATCAAATTCCAGGACAGCAATGCAGCCAGATGTGAATGGCAGTAAAAGTCCTGAAGCTGAGAATGCTTCAGAGAGCACCGTTGGCACAGATGGACATAAGAATATGCTTACACCCAAGGGGATGAAGAAAATGGAAAGGGCACTCGCTCCAACGTCTGAGCAGCTGGCTTCCTTGAAACTGAAGGAAGGGAAGAATACAGTAACCTTCACATTCTTTACTGCAATGCTGGGGAAGCAGCAG GTTGATGCCAGAATTTATTTGTGGAAATGGAACACACGCATAGTGATCTCAGATGTGGATGGGACAATCACAAA GTCAGATGTTCTAGGTCAATTCATGCCCTTGGTTGGGGTAGATTGGTCACATGTAGGTGTTACACATTTGTTTTCAGCCATTAAG GAAAATGGATTTCAATTGCTTTTTTTGAGTGCACGTGCCATTTCTCAAGCCTCTCTCACCAGACATTTTTTATTCAACCTTAAGCAG GATGGGAAGGCTTTGCCAGATGGTCCCGTTGTTATTTCCCCAGATGgactttttccttctctctttcgCGAAG TTATCAGGAGAGCTCCTCATGAATTCAAGATCGCATGCTTAGAG GATATCAAATCATTGTTCCCTTCTGATTGTAATCCATTCTATGCTGGCTTTGGAAACAGAGATACCGATGAGTTCAGCTACCTTAAGGTTGGAATCCCGAAAGGAAAAATATTCATTATTAATCCCAAG GGTGAGGTTGCTGTGAACCGCCGAGTTGACACAAAGTCATAtagctctcttcatgctctagTGAATGGCATGTTTCCATCCACGAACTCATCTGAGCAG GAGGACTTTAATACGTGGAATTTCTGGAAACTCCCCCTGCCCGATATCAATGTCTGA